A single genomic interval of Coturnix japonica isolate 7356 chromosome 14, Coturnix japonica 2.1, whole genome shotgun sequence harbors:
- the RBBP6 gene encoding E3 ubiquitin-protein ligase RBBP6, translating into MSCVHYKFSSKLNYDTVTFDGLHISLCDLKRQIMAREKLKAADCDLQITNAQTKEEYTDDNALIPKNSSVIVRRIPIGGVKATSKTYVISRTEPVSGTSKAIDDSSASISLAQLTKTANLAEANASEEDKIKAMMSQSGHEYDPINYMKKPLGPPPPSYTCFRCGKPGHYIKNCPTNGDKNFESVPRIKKSTGIPRSFMMEVKDPNTKGAMLTNTGKYAIPTIDAEAYAIGKKEKPPFLPEEPSSSSEEDDPIPDELLCLICKDIMTDAVVIPCCGNSYCDECIRTALLESEEHTCPTCHQTDVSPDALIANKFLRQAVNNFKNETGYTKRLRKIQQQQQQPPPPPPPPPPLMRQTITRNLQPLMRPAISRQQDPLMIPLASLSSHSAAALAPGQSVAAGLPVNPSSVLVSDLPPAVSLSLRGEKPDGPFRDPDIIPPAALVSAAELSKSSSLAISSLLEEKGYQVPVLRQPAIPSLLGPQGQSIPTTGHPMRLGAIRAAGGRPGWELSSNRGRPHSERSQRTQAPTLPASAPVFVPVPPPPLYPPPPHALPLPPGVPPPQFPPQFPPGQPPSAGYPVPPPGYPPAPANMSSAWVPTAVPTAHSNTIPTTQAPPLSREEFYREQRRLKEEEKKKSKLDEFTNDFAKELMEYKKIQKERRRSFSRSKSPYSASSYSRSSYTYSKSRSGSSRSRSYSRSFSRSHSRSYSRSPPYPRRGKGKSRNYRSRSRSHGYHRSRSRSPPYRRYHSRSRSPVFRGQSPTKRTVPQGEGEREYFNRYREVPPYDMKAYYGRSIDFRDPFEKERYREWERNYREWYEKFYKDYAVGAQPRPPVNRENFSPDRFGPPGTRRENSPYARGRREDYAGGQSHRNRNIAGNFPEKLSGREGHGIKDPTKSKEKEVENPLGDGKGNKHKKHRKRRKGDESEGFPNAELLESTKKPREPGAAEDVKSDSLFMVPSRDDATPVRDEPMEADSIAFKPVSEKEKKDKDKPKAKTDKTKRKAEVAAPPKKDNVTKPAKTSQEKVDADREKSPRMEPPVKKAKEELPKTDSVKASSSQKDEKTVGTPRKVHPKVAKDHPEARPAKEEKAKKDHPKELKSEKPSSKEDKSKKAVEKSKSSDAKAEKRKRKADEKADKEHEAASVKASKPETAESKTSPKGKTEPDGEKGERTPEKDKSGFLITPAKKIKLNRETGKKIVSGENVPPVKEPVEKVEPSSSKVKQEKAKGKVRRKVTAADGSSSTLVDYTSTSSTGGSPVRKPEEKTDTKRTVIKTMEEYNNDITAPAEDVIIMIQVPQSKWDKDDFESEEEDIKSTQPSSNIGKPASVVKNVSAKPQNPIKHNEKETEPLEKIQKTTKEVSYESSQHDVKGSKSSLLNEKGKAKERDHSLSDKDTSEKRKSGVQPEKEHSERATEQGNGKNISQSSKDSRSSEKHDTSRGSTAKDFTPNRDKKSDHDSNREHSSSKRRDEKSELARRKDSPSRNRESTSGQKSKPRDERAEPSKKGAGDSKRSSYSPSRDRKQSDHKTAHDSKRSLEEHKPLDKNSEKEREKEEDKDKYASEIKSNKEKEPSCNKPSPIQESPDAKNEKENMTGQNDKTCVKIKPQVSNPSRLSSDPTRETDEAAFVPDYNESDSESNVSAKDEETVGKNAKEQKEKDVDKVKEDTAAPATASQPEASRSQSQSSPSVSRSRSQSPAGSQTRSHSSSASSGESQDSKKKKKKKEKKKHKKHKKHKKHKKHAENEPELEKSQKHKHKKKKSKKSKDKEKDDQKVKSVTI; encoded by the exons ATTGATGACTCTTCTGCATCTATTTCTCTGGCCCAGCTTACgaag ACTGCCAATCTGGCTGAAGCCAATGCTTCcgaagaagataaaataaaagctatgaTGTCACAGTCTGGCCATGAATATGATCCGATCAA TTACATGAAGAAACCCTTGGGTCCGCCTCCACCATCTTACACTTGCTTTCGTTGTGGAAAACCTGGTCACTATATAAAGAACTGCCCAACAAATGGG GACAAAAATTTTGAGTCGGTACCCAGGATTAAAAAGAGCACAGGAATTCCCAGGAGTTTCATGATGGAGGTGAAAGATCCCAATACAAAGGGTGCTATGCTGacaaacactggaaaatatgCCATACCAACTATTGATGC gGAAGCTTATGCtataggaaagaaggaaaagcctCCTTTCTTGCCAGAAGAgccatcctcctcctcagaAGAGGATGATCCTATTCCAGATGAGTTGTTATGTCTGATTTGTAAAGATATAATGACAGATGCAGTTGTTATTCCCTGCTGTGGAAACAGTTACTGTGATGAAT GTATCAGAACGGCATTATTGGAATCTGAGGAACATACATGCCCAACATGTCATCAAACAGATGTGTCTCCAGATGCTCTAATTGCCAACAAGTTCTTACGCCAG GCTGTGAACAACTTCAAAAATGAAACTGGCTACACAAAAAGGCTCCGTAAGattcagcagcaacagcagcagccaccaccaccacctccaccGCCACCACCACTAATGAGACAAACGATAACACGCAACCTGCAACCTCTAATGAGGCCAGCAATTTCCAGACAGCAGGACCCATTAATGATTCCATTAGCTTCTCTGTCTTctcactctgctgctgccttggcACCTGGTCAGTCTGTTGCAGCTGGACTACCAGTAAATCCATCTTCTGTCCTTGTCTCCGATCTCCCTCCAGCAGTGTCTCTGTCTCTCCGTGGTGAAAAGCCAGATGGACCTTTTCG tgaTCCAGATATTATACCTCCTGCCGCTCTGGtgtctgctgcagagctttctAAATCTTCCTCTTTGGCAATCAGCAGTTTGTTGGAAGAGAAG GGCTATCAGGTTCCTGTATTAAGGCAACCAGCAATACCTAGTCTTCTGGGCCCACAAGGACAATCAATTCCCACAACTG GTCATCCAATGAGACTTGGTGCAATTCGCGCAGCTGGTGGCAGGCCAGGTTGGGAACT AAGTTCAAATCGAGGACGCCCGCATAGTGAACGTTCCCAAAGGACTCAGGCCCCAACACTACCAGCATCAGCACCAGTCTTTGTGCCTGTGCCTCCACCTCCCTTGTATCCTCCACCTCCCCATGCACTTCCTCTTCCACCGGGGGTACCACCACCACAGTTTCCTCCTCAGTTTCCACCTGGTCAGCCTCCATCAGCTGGGTACCCTGTTCCCCCTCCAGGATATCCCCCAGCTCCTGCAAACATGTCATCAGCTTGGGTACCAACAGCAGTACCAACGGCTCATTCAAATACCATCCCAACGACACAAGCACCTCCTTTATCTAGGGAGGAGTTTTACAGAGAACAACGGAGACTTAAAGAGGA ggaaaagaaaaagtccaAACTTGATGAGTTTACAAATGATTTTGCTAAGGAATTGATGGAATATAAAAAGATTCAAAAGGAGCGTAGGCGTTCGTTTTCCAG GTCCAAGTCTCCCTATAGTGCTTCGTCTTACTCGAGAAGCTCGTATACCTACTCCAAGTCAAGATCGGGTTCCTCACGCTCCCGTTCCTACTCTCGGTCATTTAGTCGTTCCCATTCTCGTTCCTACTCACGTTCACCTCCGTATCCAAGAAGAGGCAAAGGGAAGAGTCGTAACTATCGTTCTAGGTCAAGGTCACATGGTTATCACCGTTCAAGGTCAAGGTCACCACCATACAGAAGATACCATTCACGGTCCAGATCTCCAGTATTTAGAGGCCAGTCTCCCACTAAACGGACTGTACCtcaaggggaaggagaaagagagtaTTTCAATAGGTACAGAGAAGTTCCACCATATGATATGAAAGCTTACTATGGCAGATCTATTGACTTTAGAGATccatttgaaaaggaaagataCAGAGAATGGGAAAGGAACTACAGAGAATGGTATGAAAAGTTTTACAAGGACTATGCTGTTGGAGCCCAACCTCGACCTCCAGTAAACAGAGAGAACTTTTCTCCAGATAGATTCGGTCCACCTGGAACCAGAAGAGAAAATTCACCATATGCTCGGGGGCGTAGGGAGGATTATGCTGGTGGGCAGAGCCATAGAAATCGGAATATAGCTGGAAATTTCCCTGAAAAGCTTTCAGGAAGAGAGGGCCACGGTATAAAAGATCCTACAAAatcaaaagagaaggaagtggAAAATCCCCTGGGAGATggcaaaggaaacaaacataaaaaacacaggaagaggagaaaaggggaTGAGAGTGAAGGGTTTCCCAATGCTGAGTTGTTAGAAAGTACGAAAAAACCAAGGGAACCGGGTGCAGCAGAGGACGTTAAATCAGACTCTCTGTTCATGGTCCCAAGTAGAGACGATGCCACCCCAGTGCGAGATGAACCTATGGAAGCAGATTCTATAGCTTTCAAACCAGTGTCcgaaaaagagaaaaaagacaaggatAAGCCAAAAGCAAAAACTGATAAGACAAAACGGAAAGCAGAAGTAGCTGCTCCTCCAAAGAAAGACAATGTAACAAAACCAGCTAAAACTTCCCAAGAGAAGGTGGACGCTGATCGTGAAAAATCTCCTCGAATGGAACCTCCtgtgaaaaaagcaaaggaggagTTGCCGAAGACAGACAGTGTTAAAGCATCTTCCTCTCAAAAGGATGAGAAGACTGTTGGTACACCACGGAAAGTTCATCCAAAAGTGGCAAAAGATCACCCAGAAGCCAGACCGgccaaggaagaaaaggcaaagaaggaCCATCCAAAAGAATTAAAGTCAGAAAAGCCGTCCAGCAAAGAGGACAAGTCaaaaaaagcagttgaaaaaagcaaatcttctgatgcaaaagctgaaaaaagaaaaagaaaagccgATGAAAAGGCTGATAAAGAACATGAAGCAGCTTCTGTAAAGGCCTCTAAACCAGAAACTGCCGAATCAAAAACATCGCCAAAGGGGAAAACTGAACCTGATggtgagaaaggagagagaactCCAGAAAAGGATAAATCTGGTTTCCTTATCACTCCTGCAAAAAAGATTAAACTTAACCGAGAAACTGGCAAAAAGATTGTGAGTGGAGAAAATGTGCCACCCGTGAAGGAACCTGTTGAGAAAGTTGAACCGAGCAGCAGCAAAGttaagcaagaaaaagcaaaaggaaaagtgagaagaaaagtaACAGCAGCTGATGGATCTAGTTCAACTCTTGTAGATTACACCAG caCCAGTTCTACTGGAGGGAGCCCTGTTAGAAAGCCTGAAGAGAAGACGGATACAAAGCGGACTGTCATTAAGACAATGGAGGAGTATAATAATGATATAACTGCCCCTGCTGAAGACGTCATTATTATGATCCAGGTCCCTCAGTCAAAGTGGGATAAAGATGACTTTGAGTCTGAGGAGGAAGACATTAAATCTACCCAGCCATCTTCAAACATAGGAAAACCTGCTAGTGTTGTAAAAAATGTGAGTGCTAAGCCACAAAATCCCataaaacacaatgaaaaagaaacgGAGCCTttggagaaaatacagaaaactacAAAAGAGGTGAGTTATGAAAGCTCTCAGCATGATGTAAAAGGTTCAAAGAGTTCATTGTtgaatgaaaaagggaaagccAAAGAGCGGGATCATTCTCTGTCAGATAAGGACACTTCTGAAAAGAGGAAGAGCGGTGTTCAGCCAGAAAAAGAGCACTCAGAACGTGCAACTGAacaaggaaatggaaaaaatatttctcaatcTTCCAAAGACAGCAGATCTTCAGAGAAACACGATACTAGCCGTGGATCCACTGCTAAGGACTTCACTCCTAATCGAGACAAAAAATCTGACCATGACAGCAACAGAGAGCATTCTAGTTCCAAGCGTAGAGATGAAAAAAGTGAATTAGCAAGGAGAAAAGACTCTCCTTCGCGAAACAGAGAATCTACATCAGGACAAAAAAGTAAGCCAAGAGATGAACGAGCAGAGCCCTCCAAAAAGGGTGCTGGAGATTCCAAACGAAGCAGTTACAGCCCTTCACGTGACCGAAAGCAATCAGATCACAAAACTGCTCATGATTCCAAGCGTTCACTAGAGGAACACAAGCCCCTAGATAAAAATTCAg aaaaagagagggaaaaggaggaggacaAAGACAAGTACGCATCTGAGATAAAGAGCAATAAAGAGAAAGAGCCAAGTTGCAATAAGCCATCGCCAATACAAGAATCACCAGAtgcaaaaaatgagaaagaaaatatgactGGACAGAATGATAAAACTTGTGTCAAGATTAAGCCTCAGGTAAGCAACCCCTCGCGGCTCTCTTCCGATCCAACTCGAGAAACTGATGAGGCCGCATTTGTACCAGACTACAACGAAAGTGACAGCGAAAGCAATGTATCTGCAAAAGATGAggaaactgtaggaaaaaatgctaaagaacagaaagaaaaagatgttgaCAAGGTTAAGGAGGATACAGCAGCACCTGCCACGGCGAGCCAGCCTGAAGCAAGCAGAAGTCAAAGCCAGAGCAGCCCCAGTGTTAGCCGCAGTCGTAGTCAAAGCCCTGCTGGGAGTCAGACTCGaagccacagcagcagtgccagctcagGAGAGAGTCAAGAcagcaagaagaagaagaagaagaaagagaaaaagaagcacaagaaacacaaaaaacacaagaagcaTAAGAAACACGCTGAAAATGAGCCGGAATTGGAGAAAAgccaaaaacacaaacacaagaagaaaaaatcaaagaagaGCAAAGATAAAGAGAAAGATGACCAAAAAGTTAAATCTGTCACCATATAG